The following coding sequences are from one Perognathus longimembris pacificus isolate PPM17 chromosome 13, ASM2315922v1, whole genome shotgun sequence window:
- the LOC125362646 gene encoding uncharacterized protein LOC125362646 has translation MFQNTHEVVDLLFNRNEIASSSTGRAEMQAMRKDCCPSPLQPGDDSSGPALLCHLGLINTWLDRRPQDFLEAAQHPCLQRLRAQLRLHMCGSELERHVSHLLAQLGIQESIPGEATAPAAAALVAVTPTRELASAPSRRVALCTLGGTATAARAQAPSALNPAGRRLGAQAACVDEEPRATPALLPRPEGARAARGEASSSPTWASELSGQGPAAAGAELEPSCSGAPGLSGGEAAVRSGEMQPCFSLLPVLGAQPAPEAIAEAEPASTLAPLLSARSSFFTPELELLMYLALLLFDLGAPAALLCGLAVLALLLCAMQALGSRVPSEPASPMARGPGADGAPAWSAADREPCASGAPMVPCSQPASSGVPAVDLIQILALLVFRGPEGMLSDVGVRFLMLHALRSFNSCAQSESPTSLALVHSAQGALGSSVDDEASLPSSPPLSLQDPDCSADLEVLLSLSVLFYRFGAPAVALFVVGFPAMVLVVVRAIACHAGLEPSATWAQVRSRDEAPSSRPAVKPRSSSAPGFSVGDAAPRAELDLFLPAAAVLALVQTPILALCVGGALAIVLLLVRAPISQTPSGSAQLGPHSSMVSGLRREDTAASGAKREGPRSSTPVSGLLCTAAGNACAPGLAQDSAAAWSPQHESHNCLATVKEQAPCASGHSDRDRAAVPAQEACHHLLLGREIVRSRKEPPALTAVPQLMSEQLPRMDVNEDGLASVMEEASGSEVIMAGTVQEQVERLRLAQLIQDSSFIYYYLDTYRMFQDTQEVVDLLFSRFWTFEAPMGCSGRTAALPHCSQEMIPRDQRCYAISGLINTWLDRRPQDFLEAAQHPCLQRLRAQLRLHMCGSELERHVSHLLAQLGIQESIPGEATAPAAAALVAVTPTRELASAPSRRVALCTLGGTATAARAQAPSALNPAGRRLGAQAACVDEEPRATPALLPRPEGARAARGEASSSPTWASELSGQGPAAAGAELEPSCSGAPGLSGGEAAVRSGEMQPCFSLLPVLGAQPAPEAIAEAEPASTLAPLLSARSSFFTPELELLMYLALLLFDLGAPAALLCGLAVLALLLCAMQALGSRVPSEPASPMARGPGADGAPAWSAADREPCASGAPMVPCSQPASSGVPAVDLIQILALLVFRGPEGMLSDVGVRFLMLHALRSFNSCAQSESPTSLALVHSAQGALGSSVDDEASLPSSPPLSLQDPDCSADLEVLLSLSVLFYRFGAPAVALFVVGFPAMVLVVVRAIACHAGLEPSATWAQVRSRDEAPSSRPAVKPRSSSAPGFSVGDAAPRAELDLFLPAAAVLALVQTPILALCVGGALAIVLLLVRAPICQTPSGSAQLGPHSSMVSGLRREDTAASGAKREGPRSSTPVSGLLCTAAGNACAPGLAQDSAAAWSPQHESHNCLATVKEQAPCASGHSDRDWAAVPAQEACHHLLLGREIVRSRKEPPALTAVPQLMSEQLPRMDVAMSKGLVPYRRIFPNDSLLIHVDDDNVQDERSKGKPLIKWRLPANPKDLSPEDQEEAQSPLQPSSQVEKGPKPLTSSPLGLAGPGLMTAPLHSGPGHTSPAFTSNPETL, from the exons GCCCGAGCGCAGGCCCCTTCAGCCTTGAATCCGGCTGGCAGGCGTCTGGGAGCCCAAGCTGCGTGTGTGGATGAAGAGCCACGGGCCACGCCGGCTCTGCTGCCTAGGCCTGAAGGGGCACGAGCAGCCCGCGGGGAGGCGTCATCATCCCCCACTTGGGCTTCGGAGCTTAGTGGCCAGGGACCAGCGGCGGCCGGTGCTGAGCTGGAGCCCTCCTGCTCCGGGGCTCCGGGGTTGAGTGGAGGAGAAGCAGCGGTGCGCTCTGGGGAGATGCAGCCCTGCTTCAGCTTGTTACCTGTGCTCGGGGCCCAGCCTGCCCCAGAAGCCATCGCTGAGGCAGAGCCAGCGTCCACCTTGGCTCCCCTTCTAAGCGCTAGATCTTCATTCTTCACTCCTGAGCTGGAGCTGCTCATGTACTTAGCGCTGCTGCTCTTTGACCTGGGAGCTCCGGCTGCGCTGCTCTGTGGACTCGCAGTACTGGCTCTGCTGCTCTGTGCCATGCAGGCTCTAGGCTCCCGTGTCCCATCGGAGCCAGCGTCCCCCATGGCTCGGGGCCCCGGTGCTGATGGAGCTCCAGCATGGAGTGCTGCCGACAGGGAGCCGTGTGCCAGCGGGGCTCCCATGGTCCCTTGCAGCCAGCCGGCCTCCAGTGGTGTGCCGGCAGTGGACCTGATCCAGATCCTGGCGCTGCTTGTCTTCCGAGGACCCGAAGGCATGCTCTCAGATGTGGGAGTTCGCTTTCTGATGCTCCATGCGTTGAGATCATTCAATTCTTGTGCCCAATCAGAGTCACCTACCAGCTTGGCTCTGGTGCACAGTGCTCAGGGAGCATTGGGAAGTAGCGTTGACGATGAGGCCAGTTTGCCCTCGTCTCCTCCTCTCAGTCTTCAAGACCCGGACTGCAGTGCAGACCTGGAGGTGCTTCTCTCCTTAAGTGTGTTGTTTTACCGTTTTGGAGCACCCGCTGTGGCGCTCTTTGTGGTTGGATTTCCGGCCATGGTTCTTGTCGTGGTGAGAGCTATAGCCTGTCACGCGGGCTTGGAGCCATCGGCCACCTGGGCTCAGGTGCGCAGTAGAGATGAAGCTCCATCCTCCAGGCCTGCCGTGAAGCCACGATCTAGCTCTGCTCCAGGATTCAGTGTCGGAGACGCAGCTCCCAGGGCAGAGCTGGACCTCTTTCTGCCCGCGGCTGCGGTGCTGGCTCTGGTCCAGACACCcattctggctttgtgtgtgggAGGAGCACTCGCTATTGTGCTCCTCCTTGTAAGAGCCCCAATTTCCCAGACTCCATCTGGGAGTGCTCAGCTGGGGCCACATTCCAGCATGGTTTCGGGGCTCAGGCGTGAGGACACAGCAGCCTCCGGGGCCAAGAGGGAAGGCCCGAGAAGCTCGACGCCGGTGTCGGGCCTGCTTTGCACCGCAGCGGGCAATGCCTGTGCTCCAGGGCTCGCTCAGGACAGCGCAGCTGCCTGGAGCCCTCAGCACGAGTCCCATAACTGCCTGGCCACGGTGAAGGAGCAGGCTCCCTGCGCTTCTGGCCATTCGGACCGGGATCGGGCAGCAGTTCCTGCCCAAGAAGCTTGCCACCATCTTTTGCTGGGCAGAGAGATTGTGCGCAGCCGGAAGGAGCCTCCTGCCCTGACTGCAGTTCCCCAGCTGATGTCGGAGCAGCTCCCCaggatggatgtg AATGAAGATGGCTTGGCCTCAGTTATGGAGGAGGCCAGCGGGTCAGAGGTCATCATGGCAGGCACAGTGCAGGAGCAAGTAGAGCGCTTGCGGCTTGCCCAGTTGATCCAGGACTCAAGCTTCATTTACTACTACTTGGACACCTACAGGATGTTTCAGGACACCCAGGAGGTGGTGGATCTACTCTTCAGCAG GTTCTGGACTTTTGAAGCCCCCATGGGCTGCTCAGGAAGGACTGCTGCCCTTCCCCACTGCAGCCAGGAGATGATTCCTCGGGACCAGCGCTGCTA TGCCATCTCGGGGCTCATAAACACCTGGCTGGACCGCCGCCCGCAGGACTTCTTGGAAGCTGCCCAGCATCCGTGCCTCCAACGCCTCCGGGCTCAACTGCGGCTCCATATGTGTGGCTCCGAGCTGGAGCGccatgtctcccatctcctggcgcAGTTGGGGATCCAGGAATCCATCCCGGGCGAGGCTACGG CTCCGGCAGCAGCCGCCCTGGTGGCTGTGACCCCGACTCGCGAGCTGGCTTCCGCTCCCAGCCGGAGGGTGGCCCTCTGCACGCTGGGTGGAACAGCGACGGCTGCCCGAGCGCAGGCCCCTTCAGCCTTGAATCCGGCTGGCAGGCGTCTGGGAGCCCAAGCTGCGTGTGTGGATGAAGAGCCACGGGCCACGCCGGCTCTGCTGCCTAGGCCTGAAGGGGCACGAGCAGCCCGCGGGGAGGCGTCATCATCCCCCACTTGGGCTTCGGAGCTTAGTGGCCAGGGACCAGCGGCGGCCGGTGCTGAGCTGGAGCCCTCCTGCTCCGGGGCTCCGGGGTTGAGTGGAGGAGAAGCAGCGGTGCGCTCTGGGGAGATGCAGCCCTGCTTCAGCTTGTTACCTGTGCTCGGGGCCCAGCCTGCCCCAGAAGCCATCGCTGAGGCAGAGCCAGCGTCCACCTTGGCTCCCCTTCTAAGCGCTAGATCTTCATTCTTCACTCCTGAGCTGGAGCTGCTCATGTACTTAGCGCTGCTGCTCTTTGACCTGGGAGCTCCGGCTGCGCTGCTCTGTGGACTCGCAGTACTGGCTCTGCTGCTCTGTGCCATGCAGGCTCTAGGCTCCCGTGTCCCATCGGAGCCAGCGTCCCCCATGGCTCGGGGCCCCGGTGCTGATGGAGCTCCAGCATGGAGTGCTGCCGACAGGGAGCCGTGTGCCAGCGGGGCTCCCATGGTCCCTTGCAGCCAGCCGGCCTCCAGTGGTGTGCCGGCAGTGGACCTGATCCAGATCCTGGCGCTGCTTGTCTTCCGAGGACCCGAAGGCATGCTCTCAGATGTGGGAGTTCGCTTTCTGATGCTCCATGCGTTGAGATCATTCAATTCTTGTGCCCAATCAGAGTCACCTACCAGCTTGGCTCTGGTGCACAGTGCTCAGGGAGCATTGGGAAGTAGCGTTGACGATGAGGCCAGTTTGCCCTCGTCTCCTCCTCTCAGTCTTCAAGACCCGGACTGCAGTGCAGACCTGGAGGTGCTTCTCTCCTTAAGTGTGTTGTTTTACCGTTTTGGAGCACCAGCTGTGGCGCTCTTTGTGGTTGGATTTCCGGCCATGGTTCTTGTCGTGGTGAGAGCTATAGCCTGTCACGCGGGCTTGGAGCCATCGGCCACCTGGGCTCAGGTGCGCAGTAGAGATGAAGCTCCATCCTCCAGGCCTGCCGTGAAGCCACGATCTAGCTCTGCTCCAGGATTCAGTGTCGGAGACGCAGCTCCCAGGGCAGAGCTGGACCTCTTTCTGCCCGCGGCTGCGGTGCTGGCTCTGGTCCAGACACCcattctggctttgtgtgtgggAGGAGCACTCGCTATTGTGCTCCTCCTTGTAAGAGCCCCAATTTGCCAGACTCCATCTGGGAGTGCTCAGCTGGGGCCACATTCCAGCATGGTTTCGGGGCTCAGGCGTGAGGACACAGCAGCCTCCGGGGCCAAGAGGGAAGGCCCGAGAAGCTCGACGCCGGTGTCGGGCCTGCTTTGCACCGCAGCGGGCAATGCCTGTGCTCCAGGGCTCGCTCAGGACAGCGCAGCTGCCTGGAGCCCTCAGCACGAGTCCCATAACTGCCTGGCCACGGTGAAGGAGCAGGCTCCCTGCGCTTCTGGCCATTCGGACCGGGATTGGGCAGCAGTTCCTGCCCAAGAAGCTTGCCACCATCTTTTGCTGGGCAGAGAGATTGTGCGCAGCCGGAAGGAGCCTCCTGCCCTGACTGCAGTTCCCCAGCTGATGTCGGAGCAGCTCCCCaggatggatgtg GCGATGAGCAAGGGCCTCGTGCCCTATCGGAGAATCTTCCCGAATGACTCTCTCCTGATTCACGTGGACGACGACAACGTGCAGGAT GAGAGAAGCAAAGGGAAGCCATTGATCAAG TGGCGGCTCCCGGCCAATCCAAAAGACCTTTCTCCAGAGGACCAAGAAGAAGCACAGAGTCCGCTTCAGCCGTCCTCCCAAGTAGAGAAAGGGCCAAAACCTTTAACATCATCTCCCCTTGGTCTGGCTGGACCGGGGCTAATGACCGCACCCCTACACAGTGGCCCCGGCCACACCTCCCCTGCATTCACCTCCAATCCTGAAACCCTCTGA